A genomic stretch from Cyprinus carpio isolate SPL01 chromosome A12, ASM1834038v1, whole genome shotgun sequence includes:
- the LOC122146953 gene encoding uncharacterized protein LOC122146953 isoform X2, which translates to MTQTATWHHHCRNHYHWHHLCDKNNYDRYRFLRMYHHLYTHYPVETTSVETTTLGTTPEETTTPGAMSQTATWHHYCRNHYHWHHLCDKNNYDRYRFLRMYHHLYTNYSTETTSVETTTFGTTPAETTTPGTMTQTATWHHHCRNHYHWHHLCEKNYDRYRFLRMYHHLYTHYPVETTSVETTTLGTTPAETTTPGAMSQTATWHHYCRNHYHWHHLCDKNNYDRYRFLRMYHHLYTNYSTETASVETTTLGTTPAETTTPGTMSQTATWQHYCRNHHHWHHLCDKNNYDRYRFLRMYHHLNTHYPVETTSIETTTLGIAPA; encoded by the exons ATGACTCAAACTGCTACTTGGCACCACCACTGCAGAAACCACTATCATTGGCACCACTTGTGTGATAAAAACAACTATGACAGATACAGATTCCTTAGAATGTACCACCACTTGTACACACACTACCCTGTAGAAACTacttctgtagaaactactaCCCTTGGCACAACTCCTGAAGAAACTACTACTCCGGGCGCAATGTCTCAAACTGCCACTTGGCACCACTATTGCAGAAACCACTATCATTGGCACCACTTGTGTGATAAAAACAACTATGACAGATACAGATTCCTTAGAATGTACCACCACTTGTACACAAACTACTCTACAGAAACTACTTCAGTAGAAACTACTACCTTTGGCACAACTCCTGCAGAAACTACTACTCCAGGCACAATGACTCAAACTGCTACTTGGCACCACCACTGCAGAAACCACTATCATTGGCACCACTTGTGTGAAAAAAACTATGATAGATACAGATTCCTTAGAATGTACCACCACTTGTACACACACTACCCTGTAGAAACTacttctgtagaaactactaCCCTTGGCACAACTCCTGCAGAAACTACTACTCCGGGCGCAATGTCTCAAACTGCTACTTGGCACCACTATTGCAGAAACCACTATCATTGGCACCACTTGTGTGATAAAAACAACTATGACAGATACAGATTCCTTAGAATGTACCACCACTTGTACACAAACTACTCTACAGAAACTGCTTCTGTAGAAACTACTACCCTTGGCACAACTCCTGCAGAAACTACTACTCCGGGCACAAT GTCTCAAACTGCCACTTGGCAACACTATTGCAGAAACCACCATCATTGGCACCACTTGTGTGATAAAAACAACTATGACCGATACAGATTCCTTAGAATGTACCACCACTTGAATACACACTACCCTGTAGAAACAACTTCCATAGAAACTACTACCCTTGGCATAGCTCCTGCATAA
- the LOC122146950 gene encoding mucin-19-like, with product MLDTSSVETTALVTISAETSTLGTTSVESTALETTSVGPTSAETITLGKTSVETTTLVTTSAETTTLGTSSTGPTSVETTTIGTSIETATLETTSTTPTSAEITMLDTSSVKTTALVTISAETSTLGTTSVESTALETTSVGPTSAETITLGKTSVETTTLVTTSAETTTLGTSSAGPTSVETTTIGTSIETATLETTSATPTSAEITMLDTSSVKTTALVTISAETSTLGTTSVESTALQTTSAGPTYAETTTLGKIPAETTLGTTSGETSTLGTTSLQTITLGTSSAGPTSAGTNIIGPTSEETTTLATTSAETTTLETTSVESTTLGTTSAETTTLGSSSETSTLGATSFETTTLGTTFAESSTLGTTSVKSTTLGTTSTKTTTPGTTSVESTSLESTFAADTSVETTTLGMTSAETSTSGTTSVQSTTLGTTSTEIVVLESTSAGPTSVETTALETTSTRLTSAETTTMGTTSAETTTLGKISAETTLGTTSGEITTLGSTFVKSTTQGTTSAESTMLGTTSVETSTLGITSVQTTALGTSSAETTTMGTTSAETTLGTTSGEITILGSTSVKSTTLASTSAESTMLGNTSVETSTLGTTSAGPTSAETTTMGTTSAETTTLGKTYAETTLGTTSGEMTSLGSISVISTTLGTTSAEYNMLGTTSVETSTLGITSVQTTALGTSSAGSTSAETTTMGTTSAETTLGTTSGEITILGSTSVKSTTLATTSAESTMLGTTSVQTTALGTSSAGPTSAETTTMGTTSAETTILGKTSAETTLGTTSGEITTIGSTFVKSTTLGTTSAESTMLGTTSVETSTLGTRYVETTTFKTTSAGPTSVETTTLGTTSVETAALDTTSPETTTLATMFVESTTLGTTSTETTTFGTTSVESTILETTSTGPTSAETALGTTSVKSATLATTSAESTTLGRTSPETSTLGTTSVQTTTLGTFSTEPTSVETITLGTTSVDATTFESSSAKATTLGTTSVESTTQGTISAKITTFGTISEKTSTLSMTFAETTTLTTISLESTTLENTSAGATSAETTTLEDTTVETATLGTTSVEYTTLGSTSAETTTIGTTFIETTTLETTSAVPTFAETTTLGTTSGEMTTLGSTSVEFTTMGTTSAESTVRGTTSVETSTLGTTSVQTTTLGTFSAGPTSAETTTLGKTSAETTLGTTSGEMTTLGSTSVKSTTLGTTSAETTTFETTSARPSSGETTALGITSIKTTKLETVSAAPTSPGTTILGITTVESSTLDSTSAKTITLGTFSVQTTTLETTSVETTSFETTSAGPSSTETTLLTTSAETSTISTTSAKTSSLGTTSADTTTLETTLVETTALENTSAETTTLGTTSVESSTLGTTSAETTTFGTTSARPSSRQTTPLSKISAETTTFGTTYVETTTLETTSAGPSSAETTLLTTSTLDTTSAKTSTLGTTSVETTTLGTTSAETTTSGTTSIGITKLETISAAPTSAEITTLGINTVELTTLGITSAETTTLGTTSVETTTLESTSARPSFVESITLGTTSVETTTLETTSAGPTSETGIMGTTSAETANLETTFAGPTSETGTMGTTSAETGTLGTHSAVTTILSTTSIKTITLGTVSNETNTHEATSVKTTTLETTSAEPTSVEITTLDTASTETTNLRTTSVETAILGTTFTETTTLETTSAEITTLDTASTEISNLGPTSAETTTLETTSVETTTIGTSSVESSTHGTTSVETTILGTTSTGTTSEETTIFGDTSVETTTLEFTSTETTAFETTSVETISLDTTSAEITTTLGATSAETTTLGTTFAGPISPESTTLGTTSAETSTLGTISVETTTLGIPTAETSTLGTTSVETTTLGTSSGETTFLGTIFLETTSLETTSAETTLGITSVESTTLGTTSVETTTLGTTSAGLMFAESTSLGTTFTGTATLGTTSVKSTTLGTTPAETTAFGTISAEITTLATASVETTTLATTSAGPTSTETTVLGTTSVEFTLLETTSAGPTYSESSILGTTSVETSTLETTFAESTTLETTSVETTTIGSTSEETTTLDSTSAKTTTPVSSTGITTPGITSAVNRTTSQTATWHHYCRNHYHWHHLCEKNNYDRYRFLRMYHHLYTHYPAETTSVETTTLGTTPAETTTLGTTPAETNTPGITSQTATWHHHCRNHYHWHHLCEKNYDRYRFLRMYYHLYTHYPLETTSVETTTVGTTPAETTTLGTTPAETTTPGTMSQTATWHHHCRNHYHWHHLCEKNYDRYRFLRMYHHLYTHYPLETTSVETTTLGTTPAETTTLGITPAETTTPGAMSQTATWHHYCRNHYHWHHLCEKNYDRYRFLRMYHHLYTHYPLETTSVETTTLGTTPAETTTLGLTPAETTTPGAMSQTATWHHYCRNHYHWHHLCEKNYDRYRFLRMYYHLYTHYPLETTSVETTTVGTTPAETTTLGLTPAETTTPGAMSQTATWHHYCRNHYHWHHLCDKNNYDRYRFLRMYHHLYTNYSTETTSVETTTFGTTPAETTTPGTMTQTATWHHHCRNHYHWHHLCDKNNYDRYRFLRMYHHLYTNYSTETTSVETTTFGTTPA from the coding sequence ATGCTTGACACCAGTTCTGTCGAAACTACAGCTCTGGTCACCATTTCTGCAGAAACTAGTACTCTTGGAACCACTTCTGTAGAATCTACTGCCCTTGAAACCACTTCTGTAGGACCTACTTCTGCAGAAACTATTACTCTGGGTAAAACATCTGTGGAAACTACTACCCTTGTCaccacttctgcagaaactactaccctgGGCACATCATCGACAGGacccacttctgtagaaactactaCCATTGGCACTTCTATAGAGACTGCAACCCTGGAAACCACCTCTACAACACCCACTTCTGCAGAAATTACTATGCTTGACACCAGTTCTGTCAAAACTACTGCTCTGGTCACCATTTCTGCAGAAACTAGTACTCTTGGAACCACTTCTGTAGAATCTACTGCCCTTGAAACCACTTCTGTAGGACCTACTTCTGCAGAAACTATTACTCTGGGTAAAACATCTGTGGAAACTACTACCCTTGTCaccacttctgcagaaactactaccctgGGCACATCTTCGGCAGGacccacttctgtagaaactactaCCATTGGCACTTCTATAGAGACTGCAACCCTGGAAACCACCTCTGCAACACCCACTTCTGCAGAAATTACTATGCTTGACACCAGTTCTGTCAAAACTACTGCTCTGGTCACCATTTCTGCAGAAACTAGTACTCTTGGAACCACTTCTGTAGAATCTACTGCCCTCCAAACCACATCTGCAGGACCCACTTATGCAGAAACTACTACACTGGGCAAAATACCTGCAGAAACTACCCTGGGCACAACTTCTGGAGAAACTAGTACCCTTGGCACCACTTCTTTACAAACTATTACCCTGGGCACATCTTCTGCAGGACCAACCTCTGCAGGAACTAATATTATTGGACCCACTTCTGAAGAAACTACTACCCTGGCcacaacttctgcagaaactactacccttGAAACCACTTCTGTTGAATCTACTACACTGGGTACCACTTCTGCAGAGACTACTACCCTTGGCAGCTCTTCAGAAACTAGTACCCTTGGTGCGACCTCATTTGAAACTACTACACTGGGAACCACTTTTGCAGAATCTAGTACCCTTGGTACCACTTCTGTTAAATCTACCACTCTGGGCACCACTTCTACAAAAACTACTACTCCTggcaccacttctgtagaaagtACTTCCCTGGAATCCACTTTTGCAGCAGacacttctgtagaaactaccACTCTGGGCATGACTTCTGCGGAAACTAGTACCTCTGGCACCACTTCTGTACAATCTACCACTCTGGGCACCACATCTACAGAAATTGTTGTCCTGGAGTCCACATCTGCAGGacccacttctgtagaaactactGCCTTGGAAACCACTTCTACAAGActcacttctgcagaaactactactaTGGGCACAACTTCTGCTGAAACTACTACCCTGGGCAAAATCTCTGCAGAAACTACTCTAGGCACAACTTCTGGAGAAATTACTACACTTGGCTCTACTTTTGTTAAATCTACCACTCAGGGCACCACTTCTGCAGAATCTACTATGCTTggcaccacttctgtagaaactagtACCCTTGGCATCACTTCTGTACAAACTACTGCCCTGGGAACATcatctgcagaaactactaccatgggcacaacttctgcagaaactacccTGGGCACAACTTCTGGAGAAATTACCATCCTTGGCTCTACTTCTGTTAAATCTACCACTCTGGCCAGCACTTCTGCAGAATCTACTATGCTTGGCAAcacttctgtagaaactagtACCCTTGGCACCACATCTGCAGGAccaacttctgcagaaactacaaCCATGGGcacaacttctgcagaaactactaccctgGGCAAAACCTATGCGGAAACTACCCTGGGCACAACTTCTGGAGAAATGACTAGCCTTGGCTCTATTTCGGTTATATCTACCACTCTGGGCACCACTTCTGCAGAATATAATATGCTTGGCACCACTTCTGTCGAAACTAGTACCCTTGGCATCACTTCTGTACAAACTACTGCCCTGGGAACATCTTCTGCAGGAtccacttctgcagaaactactaccatgggcacaacttctgcagaaactactttGGGCACAACTTCTGGAGAAATTACCATCCTTGGCTCTACTTCTGTTAAATCTACCACACTGGCCACCACTTCTGCAGAATCTACTATGCTTGGCACCACTTCTGTTCAAACTACTGCCCTGGGAACATCATCTGCAGGAcccacttctgcagaaactactaccatgggcacaacttctgcagaaactactatcCTGGGCAAAACCTCTGCAGAAACTACCTTGGGCACAACTTCTGGAGAAATTACTACCATTGGCTCTACTTTTGTTAAATCTACCACTCTGGGCACCACTTCTGCAGAATCTACTATGCTTGGCACTACTTCTGTAGAAACTAGTACCCTTGGAACCAGATATGTAGAAACTACTACCTTTAAAACCACTTCTGCAGGTCCCACTTCTGTAGAAACCACTACCCTTggcaccacttctgtagaaactgcTGCCCTGGATACCACTTCTCCAGAAACTACTACCCTTGCCACCATGTTTGTTGAATCTACCACTCTGGGCACCACTTCTACAGAAACTACTACCTTTGGTACCACTTCTGTAGAATCTACTATCCTGGAAACCACTTCTACAGGACCTACTTCTGCAGAAACTGCCCTGGGCACAACTTCTGTTAAATCTGCCACTCTGGCCACCACTTCTGCAGAATCCACTACCCTTGGCAGAACTTCTCCAGAAACTAGTACCCTTGGCACCACTTCTGTACAAACTACTACCCTGGGCACATTCTCTACAGAACCCACTTCTGTGGAAACTATTACTCTTGGAACCACCTCTGTGGATGCTACTACCTTTGAAAGCAGTTCTGCAAAAGCCACTACCCTTGGCACAACGTCTGTTGAATCTACTACTCAGGGCACCATTTCTGCAAAGATTACTACCTTTGGCACCATTTCTGAAAAAACTAGTACCCTTAGCATGACTTTtgcagaaactactacccttACCACCATTTCTCTTGAATCTACTACCCTTGAAAACACTTCTGCAGGTGCCACCTCAGCAGAAACTACTACCCTTGAAGACACTACTGTAGAAACTGCTACCCTTGGCACCACTTCTGTTGAATATACAACTCTGGGCAGCACTTCTGCAGAGACTACTACCATTGGCACCACTTTTATAGAAACTACTACCCTGGAAACCACTTCTGCAGTTCCCACTTTTGCAGAAACCACTACCCTGGGTACAACTTCTGGAGAAATGACTACCCTTGGCTCTACTTCTGTTGAATTTACCACTATGGGCACCACTTCTGCAGAATCTACTGTACGTGGCACCACATCTGTAGAAACTAGTACCCTTGGTACCACTTCTGTACAAACTACTACCCTGGGAACATTTTCTGCAGGAccgacttctgcagaaactactaccctgGGCAAAACCTCTGCAGAAACTACCCTGGGCACAACTTCTGGAGAAATGACTACCCTTGGCTCTACTTCTGTTAAATCTACCACTCTGGGTACCACTTCTGCAGAGACTACTACCTTTGAAACCACTTCTGCAAGACCCAGTTCTGGAGAAACTACTGCCCTGGGCATTACTTCTATAAAAACAACTAAACTGGAAACCGTTTCTGCAGCACCCACTTCTCCAGGAACTACTATCCTTGGCATTACTACTGTAGAATCTTCAACTCTGGACAGCACTTCTGCAAAAACTATTACCCTTGGAACCTTTTCTGTGCAAACTACTACCCTTGAAACCACGTCTGTAGAAACTACTAGCTTTGAAACCACTTCTGCAGGTCCCAGTTCTACAGAAACTACCCTGCTTACCACTTCTGCAGAAACTTCTACCATTAGCACCACTTCTGCAAAAACTAGTAGCCTTGGCACCACTTCTGCAGACACTACTACCCTTGAAACAACTTTGGTAGAAACTACTGCCCTGGAAaacacttctgcagaaactactacacTTGGCACCACTTCTGTTGAATCTTCCACTCTGGGTACCACTTCTGCAGAGACTACTACCTTTGGAACCACTTCTGCAAGACCCTCTTCTAGACAAACTACTCCCCTAAGCAAAatttctgcagaaactactaccttTGGTACCACTTATGTAGAAACTACTACCCTTGAAACCACTTCTGCAGGTCCCAGTTCTGCAGAAACTACCCTGCTCACCACTTCTACCCTTGACACTACATCTGCAAAAACTAGTACTCTTggaaccacttctgtagaaactactaccctgggcacaacttctgcagaaactactacctcCGGCACTACTTCTATAGGAATTACTAAACTTGAAACCATTTCTGCAGCACCCACTTCTGCAGAAATTACTACCCTTGGCATTAATACTGTAGAATTGACAACTCTTGGCatcacttctgcagaaactactacccttggcaccacttctgtagaaactactaCCCTGGAATCCACTTCTGCCAGGCCCAGTTTTGTTGAATCTATCACTCTGggcaccacttctgtagaaactactaCCCTTGAAACTACTTCTGCAGGACCCACTTCAGAAACCGGTATCATGGGCACCACTTCTGCAGAAACTGCTAACCTTGAAACCACTTTTGCAGGACCCACTTCAGAAACTGGTACCATGGGcacaacttctgcagaaactGGTACCTTGGGCACACATTCTGCAGTTACTACTATCCTTAGCACTACTTCTATAAAAACTATTACCCTGGGCACAGTTTCTAATGAAACTAATACCCATGAAGCTACTTCTGTAAAGACTACTACCCTGGAAACCACTTCTGCAGAACCCACTTCCGTGGAAATTACTACCCTGGACACAGCTTCTACAGAAACAACTAATCTTAgaaccacttctgtagaaacagCTATCCTGGGCACCACTTTTACAGAAACTACTACCCTTGAAACCACTTCTGCAGAAATTACAACCCTGGACACAGCTTCTACAGAAATTAGTAATCTTGGCCCCACTTCAGCAGAAACTACTACCCTTGaaaccacttctgtagaaactactaCCATTGGCACCAGTTCTGTAGAAAGTAGTACCCATGGCACCACCTCTGTAGAAACTACTATCCTGGGCACTACTTCTACAGGAACCACTTCAGAAGAAACTACCATCTTTGGAGACACTTCTGTTGAAACTACTACCCTGGAATTCACTTCTACAGAAACTACTGCCTTTGAAACAACTTCTGTAGAAACTATTAGCCTGGATACAACTTCTGCTGAAATTACTACCACTCTGGGGgccacttctgcagaaactactactcTGGGGACCACTTTTGCAGGACCGATTTCTCCTGAAAGTACTACCCTTGGCaccacttctgcagaaactagtACCCTTGGTACCATTTCTGTAGAAACTACTACCTTGGGCATACCCACTGCAGAAACTAGTACCCTTggaaccacttctgtagaaactactaCTTTGGGCACAAGTTCTGGTGAAACTACTTTCCTTGGCACCATTTTTTTAGAAACTACTTCCCTTGAAaccacttctgcagaaactacccTGGGCATTACTTCTGTTGAATCTACCACTCTGggcaccacttctgtagaaactactaCACTAGGCACAACTTCCGCAGGACTCATGTTTGCAGAAAGTACTTCCCTTGGCACAACTTTTACAGGAACTGCTACGCTTGGCACCACTTCTGTAAAATCTACAACTCTGGGCACCACTCCTGCAGAAACTACTGCCTTTGGCACAATTTCTGCCGAAATTACAACCCTGGCCACAGCTTCCGTAGAAACtactaccctagcaaccacttctGCAGGACCCACTTCTACAGAAACTACTGTCCTTGGTACCACTTCTGTTGAGTTTACTCTCTTGGAAACCACTTCTGCAGGACCCACTTATTCAGAATCTAGTATCCTTggcaccacttctgtagaaactagtACCCTTGAAACCACTTTTGCAGAAAGTACTACCCTGGaaaccacttctgtagaaactactaCCATTGGCAGCACTTCTGAAGAAACTACTACTCTTGACTCAACTTCTGCAAAAACTACAACCCCAGTTAGTTCAACAGGAATAACTACACCTGGCATAACATCTGCTGTTAATAGGACAACATCTCAAACTGCCACTTGGCACCACTATTGCAGAAACCACTATCATTGGCACCACTTGTGTGAAAAGAACAACTATGACCGATACCGATTCCTTAGAATGTACCACCACTTGTACACACACTACCCTGCAGAAACTacttctgtagaaactactaCCCTTGGCACAACtcctgcagaaactactacccttGGCACAACTCCTGCAGAAACTAATACACCGGGCATCACATCTCAAACTGCCACTTGGCACCACCACTGCAGAAACCACTATCATTGGCACCACTTGTGTGAAAAAAACTATGATAGATACCGATTCCTTAGAATGTACTACCACTTGTACACACACTACCCTCTAGAAACTacttctgtagaaactactaCCGTTGGCACAACtcctgcagaaactactacccttGGCACAACTCCTGCAGAAACTACTACTCCGGGCACAATGTCTCAAACTGCCACTTGGCACCACCACTGCAGAAACCATTATCATTGGCACCACTTGTGTGAAAAAAACTATGACAGATACCGATTCCTTAGAATGTACCACCACTTGTACACACACTACCCTCTAGAAACTacttctgtagaaactactaCCCTTGGCACAACtcctgcagaaactactacccttGGCATAACTCCTGCAGAAACTACTACTCCAGGTGCAATGTCTCAAACTGCCACTTGGCACCACTATTGCAGAAACCACTATCATTGGCACCACTTGTGTGAAAAAAACTATGACAGATACCGATTCCTTAGAATGTACCACCACTTGTACACACACTACCCTCTAGAAACTacttctgtagaaactactaCCCTTGGCACTACtcctgcagaaactactacccttGGCTTAACTCCTGCAGAAACTACTACTCCGGGCGCAATGTCTCAAACTGCCACTTGGCACCACTATTGCAGAAACCACTATCATTGGCACCACTTGTGTGAAAAAAACTATGATAGATACCGATTCCTTAGAATGTACTACCACTTGTACACACACTACCCTCTAGAAACTacttctgtagaaactactaCCGTTGGCACAACtcctgcagaaactactacccttGGCTTAACTCCTGCAGAAACTACTACTCCGGGCGCAATGTCTCAAACTGCCACTTGGCACCACTATTGCAGAAACCACTATCATTGGCACCACTTGTGTGATAAAAACAACTATGACAGATACAGATTCCTTAGAATGTACCACCACTTGTACACAAACTACTCTACAGAAACTACTTCAGTAGAAACTACTACCTTTGGCACAACTCCTGCAGAAACTACTACTCCAGGCACAATGACTCAAACTGCTACTTGGCACCACCACTGCAGAAACCACTATCATTGGCACCACTTGTGTGATAAAAACAACTATGACAGATACAGATTCCTTAGAATGTACCACCACTTGTACACAAACTACTCTACAGAAACTACTTCAGTAGAAACTACTACCTTTGGCACAACTCCTGCATAA
- the LOC122146953 gene encoding uncharacterized protein LOC122146953 isoform X1 codes for MTQTATWHHHCRNHYHWHHLCDKNNYDRYRFLRMYHHLYTHYPVETTSVETTTLGTTPEETTTPGAMSQTATWHHYCRNHYHWHHLCDKNNYDRYRFLRMYHHLYTNYSTETTSVETTTFGTTPAETTTPGTMTQTATWHHHCRNHYHWHHLCEKNYDRYRFLRMYHHLYTHYPVETTSVETTTLGTTPAETTTPGAMSQTATWHHYCRNHYHWHHLCDKNNYDRYRFLRMYHHLYTNYSTETASVETTTLGTTPAETTTPGTMSQTATWQHYCRNHHHWHHLCDKNNYDRYRFLRMYHHLYTNYSTETTSVETTTLGATPAETTTLGTTPAETTTPGAMSQTATWQHYCRNHHHWHHLCDKNNYDRYRFLRMYHHLNTHYPVETTSIETTTLGIAPA; via the coding sequence ATGACTCAAACTGCTACTTGGCACCACCACTGCAGAAACCACTATCATTGGCACCACTTGTGTGATAAAAACAACTATGACAGATACAGATTCCTTAGAATGTACCACCACTTGTACACACACTACCCTGTAGAAACTacttctgtagaaactactaCCCTTGGCACAACTCCTGAAGAAACTACTACTCCGGGCGCAATGTCTCAAACTGCCACTTGGCACCACTATTGCAGAAACCACTATCATTGGCACCACTTGTGTGATAAAAACAACTATGACAGATACAGATTCCTTAGAATGTACCACCACTTGTACACAAACTACTCTACAGAAACTACTTCAGTAGAAACTACTACCTTTGGCACAACTCCTGCAGAAACTACTACTCCAGGCACAATGACTCAAACTGCTACTTGGCACCACCACTGCAGAAACCACTATCATTGGCACCACTTGTGTGAAAAAAACTATGATAGATACAGATTCCTTAGAATGTACCACCACTTGTACACACACTACCCTGTAGAAACTacttctgtagaaactactaCCCTTGGCACAACTCCTGCAGAAACTACTACTCCGGGCGCAATGTCTCAAACTGCTACTTGGCACCACTATTGCAGAAACCACTATCATTGGCACCACTTGTGTGATAAAAACAACTATGACAGATACAGATTCCTTAGAATGTACCACCACTTGTACACAAACTACTCTACAGAAACTGCTTCTGTAGAAACTACTACCCTTGGCACAACTCCTGCAGAAACTACTACTCCGGGCACAATGTCTCAAACTGCCACTTGGCAACACTATTGCAGAAACCACCATCATTGGCACCACTTGTGTGATAAAAACAACTATGACAGATACAGATTCCTTAGAATGTACCACCACTTGTACACAAACTACTCTACAGAAACTACTTCAGTAGAAACTACTACCCTTGGCGCAACtcctgcagaaactactacccttGGCACAACTCCTGCAGAAACTACTACTCCGGGCGCAATGTCTCAAACTGCCACTTGGCAACACTATTGCAGAAACCACCATCATTGGCACCACTTGTGTGATAAAAACAACTATGACCGATACAGATTCCTTAGAATGTACCACCACTTGAATACACACTACCCTGTAGAAACAACTTCCATAGAAACTACTACCCTTGGCATAGCTCCTGCATAA